ttttataaGGAATTTTACTACGGtcaatttttatttcaaatatatagAAGAATGAGAGATTAAATGATAAATATTGTGAGCAAGAGATAGTATTAGTGTATTACCGTGGTCTAAACTGTAATATTTAAACATTGGCAGCTTCATTCTCGCACTGATCATCTAGAAGGTCAGAACCAATTTTTTTCCCGAAAAATAAACACAACATGccatttctatatatatatatatatatatatatatatatatatatattcttttaaaaaaacagCATGCCAGGCCATTTCTATTTTTGTAAATTTGATTCTTGATAAATTTGATGTTaaagaattatatattttgtagatTAATATAAAGGTGGATGGTAAGATAAAGTGGAGACCAAGAAACGTTTTCCGATAAATTGGTaagattaatataattgattttgtTTGGTTAACAAAGGGGCTAGAGGCCCAAATCAGTGCTACAAAAATTCTAAGCCCTGAGAATCTGGTTTATCTTTACCCATGAAGGAGGAAGCCTAGGGTGTACATGACATGGCTCGATCCAAAAATTCCATTTGGATTCGAATATTTTAGgagttaatttaatttgatgtgattttATCGAATTTATGGTCAAATAAATGTCTCAAAAATAAACCCTATTATTATTTAGAGTTAGGTCCGGATTAAGACGAACCCGACCTATGTACACTCTAAGTGGactaaaaaaagtatatatattttaaattaattttaatactatattatattaattataagtttattattttgtttttaattacacttgttgaattagaaaatagataaaaaaattgtgaaattagaatttatggacaaattcaaatttaaatatgtataTCAACTTCTCGATAACAagtatgtttttttcttttatataaataaatgcatcaTAATTTTTTGACATAAAGTTTATCAAGGTTTAGACCCAGTTTTAGTGTGACTCGAAAATAGTAAAATTTCACTAAATTTAAGATCGAGTAAAGGtatcaaaaatagacccggtcattatttaatattaaatttggaTCAAAACGAACTCGACTTCACCCATCCCATGTACACCCTTAGGAAGAACATTCCAATATTGAATAACTAAACCCTGATCTATGCTCAAGTTGTTAGCCTCCCTATATAAGTGTGGGTGATACAAAAAATTTAGTCAGAGTGTGTTAtatgtgtatactaaaattagtcattaaaattgactactagtataaaatatatattaaaatataaatatatattaaaaataaattaaaccacatataTATTTACACAAAATAcattagtaactgattttagtatacgaataatatttttgaattctaGTTTATGGATAGGAGATTCCGAATCCTATGATAAAGAACGGATCTGAATCTAGTTTCTCGTTCAAACTCGATAACAGCACTAGAATTGCACTCCATCCACACTTCCAAACTATTTATGTAGGTAATACTGATTTTCAAAGGGAAGAATTGATATGGGCATTTTCAGTTACGTTAATCCAAATCACAATTTGGACCCAAAACATATTTGTTAATTTGAATAGATCATTTTTTGGTTTAGGATAAGATTATTTTTGTCCATTGGTAttgtttggattgaatttggGGCATATTTTGATATACTTTAATCGTTTAACCATGGAAAAAACTTGtaagaccaagaaaaaaaaaactatggaaaatacTTGAGGTAATGATGCatcatttgataattttttagtgagttatattaataaaaatggtAGTTTCTCACtaattttttcatgtttttatcAAGATACTTTgagtattttgtttttatatattttgcagaaaattagtgaaaatttgtccaataacaaagaaaaattcaaagaattaaagcTCAAATCACAAACTAAAGTTAAATTAgagccaaaaaaaaaagaaaattagagaaggaaaaatagaagaagaagtcaCAAACAAAAAGTGCAACGTGAAGGAGCCATGTTATACATTGCGCTTAACTCTAGGAACAACTTTAAGTCACTTTGCTTCAAAGACGTACAACATGGAGAAGTCATATTACACGTCTAAGTTCATTCTCATTTATGTATGCATTTATGTTTAACATGCACCATCCATGTTACACGTTAGGCCAAGAACCAGGAGCCTCCTAACACTCAGCCATTGCAGATGTGTAACGTACACGTAAATAATACACGCCTAAACAATTCAAGCCTCCCGAGCAAGTTAAATGTGGGGAGTCCATGTGCAACGTGAATCCCTTCCTCTCCATGTGGGTTCAAGCAAGTTAAATGTGGGGGAGGCACATTACATATTGAGCCAAAGGCCAGTGGCTCCCCCCATCTAAGATCGCACACGTTTAACGTGGATCAACCATGTTAAACGTTGGGCCAAAGGCCAACAAGTCCCCTTCCAGGTGTTGCCACACGTTTAACATGGACCATCTACGTTAAACGTTGAGCCAAAGGCCAACAAGTTCCCTCCTCCTTGAGCTCGCACATGTTTAAAATGGGGAAGTCATGTTACACATTGGGTCTcccccctcttctctctcttcgcAACGTTTAACATGGATGGTCCAAATTAAAcgttccttcatgctatgttacACGTCCAAGCTTGCTTCATCCACATCTAAACCTCTTCTTCACTCAAATTAAATGTGGACTATTTCACGTTGTATATGGGCTCATCCAAGTTCTGTGGGAGTGAAAAATCATGAATAAATAAAGATTTGTTAAAAGAGTGGGCCTCAATTAAAAGGAATGATCTTTGCTTTATAGAAgttaattaaggaaaagatattagtTGATTTTGTTTTAGTTAAGTTTGATTATTAGGTtttgaattaattagtttttagagGTATATTTAAGGGATTTTTAGAAACCCTGAAATCTTGCCTGTTACCTCGGCACACTTTTGAAACCCTGATTTGGTTTTTCTCTTTATGAGTAACTAATCTTCTCTATTAAAGTTAGgagctttattaatttttatgtattaatattattgattttttattcTTGATTTATACATTGAtgtcttttaaaaattaagtttcgttcttcatcacaaatatttgaatatattaaaaaatagtttgaatctaaatttaattctaaaatcatCCTGAAAAGGTTATGTGTTAGAATTATGGTTAAAACTTATTCTCGTGATTCTCTAAGTTTTTAAACTAGTTTGATAAGTGGAAGTAAATCATCTAGAGTTAAGGCATGTGAATTGTGTGGTTTTGGATTTGTGCATGTGCTTAATCTCTTctcttaaataattgactaaggaattaatgattaattaggttaaagaaaaattgaattaCTAAGGAATTGGAAGTTTGATTAATTGTGATTCACCATAAGAAATATTCTTGTATGATCAAAGTAGAAAGTGATGAAAAGCATTATTCTTGAAAGTTTTAATATCTCTGAAATCTTAACATTTTATTTCACATTACTTTCTACATTCACTCACGGTTGCTTTCAATTGCTTTGCTGTTTAGTGTTTAAATtatctcaaatcaaaattttgattgtctgactagaataattACTTGATCATTGTTACTTAGTTTGTTAATTCTCGTAGGAACGATAACTCACTCATCGTGATATTACTTGATACAATTCGGTGTACTTGCCGATAGTTTGTGATCCGTTACCTTATAATtcggtctttattgtgcattatgagttataactcggcctTATTTATCATTCATTTTTTGCTTGTAACTGACAccttcattaccgacttaatgacTATCATTTCCATATTAATgaccaaacggtcataacatcaactctattcatcaatTTTATGCCTATAAAATGAACCTTCTATATCTAATCTCAAGGACAAAACAtgataagttctatttcatatcttacattctatattcatataaTTATTACAAGGACACCACATGATAAATTCTATTTCATGTTTAACATTATATAATCATAAAattcttatacctcttaaacCCTTATTGACTTGAACGTCgaagtgtcttttgcaggtactcGCTCTCCTTTTTTCTACAATGGCTGAGGTATAACTCATCCCTGCGAGAATCACAAGGATCATTGGGAGGACGAGCTATACCAAGAGCTAAAAGGCTATATCAAGCTATGGCAAGAGCTAAGAAGCTACACCAGAACAATTGACGTCGTCTGTGGAGACAAGTAAAATAATTCCTACTCCCCTCAAGTTCATAAAACTTGATTtacattcaaattttttgaaCCAATTTCAACAATcttgtttaagattttatttaatacttcttatcaaattttaatttatcgtAACTTTTTATAAAGTATGTACTTTATACATTCGAATTGCTTCACTTTTACGTATCATAATATTTCACATCTTATAATCGATCAATGAACCAATTCGAGAACAAACTCGACTTTCAATCAATTCGAGCACAAACTCACTTATCAATTTTGTtaactttttcaaatttctctacttacacaagtaaaattatatatattattcacacatatttttgcatttatattttgtgtaactaatatttactgatttattaattatattcaaacctcaatatatattctatacaataatgacatataaaAACCATgtcaattgaatttttatttcattatgtgctatattcttattatttaatGATTTTATTTATACAATTAAATGAAGGTAATGAtgagttcaaattttaaaactttcataaaaattaattgtatatcaattatatataactattatACTATTCGCTTTGtgttattaaattttatgttactatttatttaatgcaaaaaattaagcaaaaaataattacaaatatgCAATTTTGCTATTTTTACACAAAGAATATACTTCATagctaaataaaatttattatattattaaatgattAATCATTTTACTAGTTTATTAACAAGTTAATGCAGATTCTACGAAACAaagttataatattaataaataaaattaggtaATTCAATTTAGTATTTATGACATTTATATATATCGGTTTCTTCTCTACAATTATCAACTTTTAAGgtatatttttctactttaaactcttttacatttacaatatatattattcaatatatgttGCGATTTTACACatattcattttctcaattttatcTTACTCATGTCATATAACCTTcactataaattataaatattcaataactaattattttgagCGATCAATTCATTAATAAGCTGTTGTGGGTCGGAAAAATTTTCAAGACAATTAACCATTATATTCTCAGATTATACAATCGATTCTTTCAATGGATATCTATTTCTGAACTTTTCAGTTCACATACAATCAAATGCTATATGCATGTCATGAAAAATTGTTCTCAAGCAAAAAAATATCCCCCACACAACTATCTTGATTAAATGACTATTACCACTCAATTATTTGTTGAATAAGTGCCGACATAATAACCCGACTAAATTTGGGGCTCACCGTATCATTATTCACTTATCTTttaaccgagttataactcattttatttttctaagcTTAGCCTAGATCATatccgtcaccttataactcggTCTTTACTGTGCATTATGAGTCATAACTCGACCTTAATTATCACTCATTATTTGCTTATAACCGACACTTTCATTATCGACTTAATGACTATCATTTCCATCTTAATGACCAAACAGTCATAAcatcaactctattcatcaatTTTATACCTATAAAAGGaaccttttatatctaatctcaAAGACAACACATAATGATaaattctatttcatattttacaTTCTAtgttcatagaattattataaagaCACCACATGATAAGTTTTATTTCATGTTTAGcattttataatcataaaattcTTATACCTCTTAAATATTCACCCCCTTGTTCTCTCATTGCCAACATATACACTGGCACATGAGTTATACACTAGCCAACTTCAGcaaaaataatttgtaattttataaaaatgcatcaggcaacatttttattttttagtcataaaaagtaaaaaattggcTAGTATTTATTTATTAGCAAACTAGCATATTTGTTATTCAATTTATAAAATGGTTAAGATGAAAAGCAgggttcattttttttatattagataaGAATTTGTGTAATTCTTTAATATTAGAAGTTAcggtattttataaaattttggggCAATAGAATTCATAAAAAACGGATTGTCAGTacggattttttttaattataaagacaatatacagatcatgtattataaatataaagaCAGCATATTGTGAGTGCAATACATATTCTACGTATTGTGCTTGCACAACAATCTCAAAACGTTGCGAATTGTGCTTGGGTGAAATCCCATTTTTTTTTGTAACATCAACTTAAAATTCTATTCAccctttaatattaaaataaaaaatccgaaAAGCACAGCTAAAAAAAGAGAAACAACAGTAGTATCGTAGCATGGATCACTTTCTTTATTCAAGTAATGAACTGTAGAATCACGTGGATTACAAAGGACAAAATAAAGcttattaatttgatttcaacATAAGCCAGCATGAAATAATTCATTAAACAGATGCATCACATGCTTATTAAGAACAAGCCCCACTTGAATCCCCCCACTCCCATCTTTACTCTCTGCCATGCTAATGGTGATTCCTCTGTCCACCGAAGTTATCTCTACCTTTTCAGGCTTCCCCCATCCAAAATCGATTCCATAAACACCAAACCTCGCTGATCCCGCTACTCCTATTggtttcttcccttctttcaccATCATCGCCGCTCTAAAGAACATCGTCTCTATTCCATCAAGCGCTCCTTCCATAGTACCAACCGATCTTATCTTACTGTAAATCTTTTTCGCAACAATCACCAACGCGTTTTCTTTTCTGAAGTCCTCTGCTTTTATTGCATCAACGATATGTCCGGCAACACAGTTCCCAAAGTAGTTCTCGTGAACTGGAGGGTCCAATTTAGCCCTGCAATCCACAGTGAATCCAAGCATGAATTTATTTTCATTATTGTCACCCCTTTTTTTGGGTTCTTCATCAGTTGCTTTTACGATGCAAACAGAAACATAGGCACACGTGAGAAGAAAAGTCGACAACTTTGGTTGTTGCTTCGTAGAAGAAGAGATAACTACGACATCTTCATCATCCACCGTGGTGTCCCAATTGGACAACACCCTGTTCCTTATCTTCTCCAAATCTCCACGTGTTAACTCAAACGTGGATCTAACCCTGTCATCCACCAACGGAGGAAACGCACTTGACATGATCTTAAGGGTTCTTCCGTTGCTGCTATCGTTGTTGTTGGGGTCCAACTGGGACGATATTTGTTTCCAATTGTTTATGAACATCATGTCACGCCCATTTGGATCTTTAATGGCTTCCTTGTCAAAGATGGGAACCAATTCAGGAGCCAAACGTGGTGATTCTTCATTGGATAATTGACCTTCACGACATAGATAAGCCCAAGCCTTAACGAACATGATTGAAGATTTTCCATCGAGAACAGCATGGTGGGAACTGATCCCAATACTGAAGCCACTCTTTGGGAAGAGTGTGATCTGAAGAGAGATTACAGACGCATGAGAATCCGATGATTCCAAGTGGGGCACCAAAGAGCGAGAATCCAAAGCCTCAACGGGGGAATTCACCAAGAAATGGTTCAAGTCTTCACTAGACTCTGCTACAGTGAGTGAAACACCATCGCCAACGTTGTATTGGATTAACGGTTTGTTGGAATCAGAAGGCCAAACTATGGTACCTGCAAGAGGAAGGAAGTGTTggagggtaagagagagagagtttttgaGCGTTGGAAGCACTTGGTGAAGGAGGGAATCGAGGGTTGAGTGTGGAGTGGGAAGGGAATAAAAGAAGATGCGTTCAACAGGGTGGAATCTTAGCCAAATGAGGTCGAAGAAAGTGAGTGGGAGAGATAATTGGGGAGAAGAATTAGGAGGAGGAATGAGGCATTTTTCATGGATTTTGATGGCACTAGTGTTGTTGTTTGCAGAAGAAGCCATGcgtaaaaaaaaatgaaggaaTGAGTGGAAAGAAAGATAGATACGAAGATATAGAATGGAagacaaataaataataacagaggggaaaaaaaaaagtgaatttcAGGCGACCCTCTCTTGAATTGAATAAAGGATAAGTTATCTCTATGATATGTTTAAAATAAGAGTgaattttattgttgttaatgaagttaatataaaaattgtgtaatttactaattttataagtacaaaatttaagtaattttattataattaattaatttgattgtcaaattttaaattaaataaaaaattaatattaattatcttgatgatgtaatttattttagtaaacaactagtaaatttattataaaaaataatttattttttatttaaaaaattagataaaatttacCCAAAAAAGCTTATGGAGCTTATGAACTATTACGTATTAAGGTTCTATTATCTTATCaacaatatttatatttatgattttttatgttaaatatatattaaaattaattatttatataaaatatatattaaattataaaatatttattaaaaataaattaaataatatatattatatataaatatataatactttaattttaatgtataaataatatttatttaaagatTGTTCAGAGTTGGGGGAAAGCAAAGAGTCTTAAACGTTTGTGCATATTCTTTTTGGTGCTGTAATCTAAATAAagtcaaaagaagaaaagaaaaagcaactaAGCTTCAATTTTTGTGCATATTTATTAATCTCTATTGAAAagtaaaagtttttaattttgaaCAAAATTCAATGTATGAAAAATTGAAAACCgtatattttttatctaaataataaaaaagaatacaAAACAAAACACTCATCTTAAATCAAATATAATGATTTGTTAGAGAATTTTATAAGATTCaaactaaataatattattgaaagtaTTCTTCATTTTATATTTAGTCATTTCATctgtaactttatttatttttttacatattttaataaTAGTTCCTAATTTTTATTAGCCGAATCAATAACTTTAGATTTATACTCACTAAGagaattatgtaaaaaaataaaaaatatctaaataattCGTTTTACATATTACAtctctcaattcataatttcaagCTAAAATAAGACTCTTAcaaatcataataaaaaattcacaTCGGATAATAGATCAGGAAGGATAACTACCAGAACAACTAGCAATCCAACATctattaaaataatttctaataagATAACCAAATTCAACAAAGCTTAAATCAGTAAACAAAttagcatcacaattaactttaaagcTATTATCTACAAGAGGTTCTCAAGACAAACGATTTTTTGAAGGTACTAAAAGAAGTACACCTATTCATATATAACCCTAGATTTATGACCGTGTTTTTTATAAGAGCAACCACCTTTTGATATGTCCAATAATTTTTAACATTGAAAATGTAATTGCACCTATACCTCCACAACTACCACACTTCGACCCCTAAAAAAGCCTCCTTATCAGATATGACCTTCCGAAACTAAGCTTCCATAGAAAAGCCTTCATCTGAATCAATAACTCGAGGATCTAGCATCTTCCAAATAATTCTGGAATTACACAATCTCTAAAGCAATGTTCTACTGTCTTCGGAGTCGCAATGCATCTCTGGCACATAACCGAACTAGCTAGATATCGCCTGAAGCAGAAGACTTCTATTGGAAGAGTGTTATGAACCTCAAACCACATATTTAATTTGATCTTTTCTAAAAGATTCAAGTGTCAAAGTCAATTTTAGTTGCTATTTTCATtccaattcaatttattttttaacaactaATGATAACCCTTTCTTTCACTATACCCTTTTGTCCTTGTAGACTACTAACTCTATCTCAATTTCATGTAAGTCAAAGTCGGATAGTACAAGCGGTGAATGAAATGCTTGACCTCAAGAGGAATTGTTGATGTAAGTCTCTCCACCATACCACCTCTCAAGATCCATCATGCCAGAAATTCGCCATTACAAAATCATACTTAGATATGTGAACATCAGGAATAAGATCACAAAGCTTTCCAAAGGAGTTCATTCATCATACTACACAGATTATTGCACATCCTCAACATTTCATCTAAACTCATCCTTGAGAGCATCAAATTTTGTGAATGAACTTTCAAATGGCTGAAGCGTTTAACTGTTGTTGCTaccaaaaaaagttaaatttcgaaaatatttaTGTATTATAACCTGAACCCACAATTTGTCTATATTATTAAAGCAATTTCAAACCAATTTGCCAATAAGCGCCATGTTAGTTGAGTAGGTATCCCTAAGACCCAAACCACCCACTTTTTTAGGAGTTATAACAATGGAAAAGTATAAGTAACCAATAATAATATCTTACTTAACCGACAACCCTTTCCCATTAATTTGGCCTCTCCATAAAAAGtgtcttattaaaatttaatctttttacaAGCATACTTCGAAAGAAGGTAAGCTGCATGTTGTAAACCGGAATTGAAGTTATTTCTGATTTAACCAAACAAAATTTTCTTACCTTATTTAACAAACACTCCTTTCAACTAACAAATTTTTTCTGAATCTTTTCAATAATATCCGGAGACATTTTTTTAGAAGACCTTTCATGTCCAATATtcatctttaaatattttttcaagtcATGACAAAATCAAATAGTATAAACTCTCAAAAacatctcttttctttttcttttaaatattttttgaactCTAAGACCAACTCCAATAGGTGAgttcttatttactttttctgaCAAAATGTTGTTCCACCCGTTGGAGAAACAGCAAAATGAGTTCCCTCACGTAATTCAAGGGAGAGGAATCCCTGCTTAGAGGGACTCATGGATAGCCAATGGTAACTTGCCACAAGTtaccttttaaataaataattatataaaattataattaaataattaaattataataaataattatattaaataattaaataatattcaatttaataataattataataattaattaaattaaataattatatttttatttaattaataatttatattaattatttaaataataagtaattaagtaattaaattataattaatttattaataattataataattaattagatagattaaataattaaatttttatttaattaataatttatattaattatttatatcataattaatattaaatattatttatatttatattattatattaaattagctgTTGTAGAATTAGCCGTTAGAAACTAGTCGTTACTATGTTaccattataattaataaattaatattttgttactctatatataccacttagatacacttctattctcacactctctactactcttcttcatcttcttccaagtttacgAAATCAAAGTTCTGCTACTATTATTATTT
The sequence above is drawn from the Arachis hypogaea cultivar Tifrunner chromosome 4, arahy.Tifrunner.gnm2.J5K5, whole genome shotgun sequence genome and encodes:
- the LOC112797877 gene encoding malonyl-CoA:anthocyanidin 5-O-glucoside-6''-O-malonyltransferase-like, giving the protein MASSANNNTSAIKIHEKCLIPPPNSSPQLSLPLTFFDLIWLRFHPVERIFFYSLPTPHSTLDSLLHQVLPTLKNSLSLTLQHFLPLAGTIVWPSDSNKPLIQYNVGDGVSLTVAESSEDLNHFLVNSPVEALDSRSLVPHLESSDSHASVISLQITLFPKSGFSIGISSHHAVLDGKSSIMFVKAWAYLCREGQLSNEESPRLAPELVPIFDKEAIKDPNGRDMMFINNWKQISSQLDPNNNDSSNGRTLKIMSSAFPPLVDDRVRSTFELTRGDLEKIRNRVLSNWDTTVDDEDVVVISSSTKQQPKLSTFLLTCAYVSVCIVKATDEEPKKRGDNNENKFMLGFTVDCRAKLDPPVHENYFGNCVAGHIVDAIKAEDFRKENALVIVAKKIYSKIRSVGTMEGALDGIETMFFRAAMMVKEGKKPIGVAGSARFGVYGIDFGWGKPEKVEITSVDRGITISMAESKDGSGGIQVGLVLNKHVMHLFNELFHAGLC